Proteins co-encoded in one Pocillopora verrucosa isolate sample1 chromosome 1, ASM3666991v2, whole genome shotgun sequence genomic window:
- the LOC131790262 gene encoding uncharacterized protein encodes MIKLRKKMTQSDFYPVIFDIVNSYARHKVLQRRFSAILQNGYRGEANCPSQCAGLIIKFLGEDIADGNRKIKAAFSTAAADRIIMEHTQLFSDAAYQNNFRISLESLPSVVKEMGYLIFKEKQHLGTVAAFLGFGASLAAYCESKEHLGVAAMETVVESITHYYCRHIESWLRANGGVDMLQSARMESQDHFAQSRKRKVNFSYSLKLMAEQSYQADNPQFYIETCQLILQLQHLLKIDSSETWFDYGMFLFGKENFLEAKNALENAIKGFDTHGLSTHSSFLGQCHFQVGVIDSHLGHFSEAVKCFQKACKFKIMDGNTKMSSAICHHWQGYVYRRMEDFNKALEAQKRALKEMEQNTTNDSSRRFLGDVYLELGCIHHEFGNIENAASFLEKCLSIHEEQVGYFKPKLQLYIHLAQVLHEKSIKCSESIDEWTQRTLSLLEKAVTLCLENSHNGHFHDKFPVVMFAHTDRIEKLEDILPLALKLCSSLSSVFGEENETAKKRLKKIQKDFEYLLSTLVKAAHQDQHPNSLDDGSNRGEECDQHQPNERRREAEKVVPLEIQARGRLALQAYNKALIEGNTCVKRVPIMLIGQDHSGKTSLKNSLTGKRFNRRMDSTVGIDVDSSHFKVTTELWKTGVKSEVTDSVAALSCEHHAGRLAVEMLRQDNSVPMENVKESAESGNAPLVDTHETNEDPASVPSHVPVADTQSLVELSSVVTNPGSDEMSKDADPAQTPSGEESSNKNSMNASVWVEPNLVQRQKRDLVPLVEPLKPEEIVALIERLLKDVKYEEDEEEIYSVLWDFGGQSVYYATHPIFLTARAMYLLVYDLSRDPHQVAKPVVRQGTFRKFEDSFGAKTNLDYLDFWMASVASFGGTTESCEVISHCEVLPEKLPPVFLVCTHADQPHGGRIPSALAQEIFSSLQAKPYRTHLFDGVFAVDNTKSGLEIECPEVTRLRKEVLAVAKKLPQVKEAIPIKWLNFERALKVAREQGQKWITLEGARQIATHVCKVVDNKQFQALLNFFHDQRILIHFDDTPELNKMVILDPQWLTDVFKKVITIRPYSNQEEEFKELWFQLEATGILEEKLLKHLWDPLFDNKETVESLVALMEKFSLLCPWLSSSTSPGKHYLVPSMLMSHPPEDIIKLVASAQIPSLFIKFESGQVPPGLFPRLVLQFFQWGKDGLWSPVNPQLYQNFARFYKAGEEDCSVILRCHSSSVEIVFHRAKANFGLTDSLQSIMNLSTDLGHDRYDVVCALNMHRQVVFILESMRKEFCWLTNMKYDSCVMCSVCCRGGTTNFCRIHRVQSCTQEECLHFWSESQLLSEKHIVVCTRSAVALNNRVHVNQLAPWFAYVDEQVGTDERDSAHVGVSGEKFVALPGKVLESLLSRSCDPKEIIRQLNEELQLNLDSLKHPEPETRRMIRCLARKAKSSNRFDVVRHLRKITPAGTTGPILSEQLDVRNVPVTHMRNLTIDLSGSDEWKVVAEKLGLTPREIRFLDNRTLNPCDAALGFIANQRHITVGSLYDVLIECGFPVIADDL; translated from the exons ATGattaaactgagaaaaaaaatgacacagtcAGACTTCTATCCAGTAATATTTGATATAGTAAATAGCTACGCCCGTCATAAAGTCCTGCAGCGTCGCTTTTCCGCTATTCTCCAAAATGGTTACAGAGGGGAAGCCAATTGTCCCTCGCAGTGTGCAGGATTGATAATCAAGTTTCTTGGAGAGGACATAGCGGATGGGAATCGTAAAATCAAGGCAGCTTTCAGTACTGCAGCAGCAGACCGCATTATTATGGAACACACTCAATTATTTTCTGATGCGGCCTACCAAAATAATTTTCGTATCTCCCTTGAAAGCTTACCTTCGGTGGTCAAGGAAATGGGTTACTTgatcttcaaagaaaaacagcatTTAGGTACTGTGGCAGCATTCCTTGGTTTTGGAGCTTCGCTAGCTGCTTACTGTGAGTCAAAGGAGCATTTAGGTGTTGCAGCAATGGAGACTGTTGTGGAATCGATAACACACTATTATTGCCGCCATATTGAATCATGGTTGAGAGCCAACGGCGGGGTG GACATGCTTCAGTCAGCCAGAATGGAGAGCCAAGACCACTTTGCTCAATCTAGAAAGAGAAAGGTAAACTTTTCATACTCATTGAAGCTTATGGCAGAGCAAAGTTATCAGGCTGATAATCCACAATTTTACATTGAGACTTGTCAACTTATTCTACAACTCCAACATCTGCTGAAAATCGATTCATCTGAAACTTGGTTTGATTATGGTATGTTTCTCTTTGGAAAAGAGAATTTTCTTGAAGCTAAGAATGCCCTGGAAAATGCCATCAAAGGATTTGATACACATGGACTCTCCACCCATTCGTCTTTCCTAGGACAGTGTCATTTTCAAGTTGGTGTCATTGATAGTCACCTTGGACACTTCTCAGAAGCTGTGAAGTGTTTCCAGAAAGCATGTAAATTTAAGATTATGGATGGAAACACAAAGATGTCATCTGCCATTTGCCATCATTGGCAAGGTTATGTGTACAGAAGAATGGAAGACTTCAACAAAGCACTTGAGGCTCAAAAGAGAGCTTTAAAGGAGATGGAACAAAATACAACAAACGATTCTTCAAGGAGGTTCCTTGGTGATGTGTACTTAGAACTAGGCTGCATTCATCATGAATTTGGAAATATTGAAAATGCTGCCAGCTTTCTGGAGAAGTGTCTGTCCATACATGAGGAACAAGTGGGTTATTTTAAACCCAAACTTCAGTTGTACATTCATCTGGCTCAGGTTCTGCATGAAAAAAGTATTAAATGCTCTGAATCAATAGATGAATGGACACAACGAACTCTCTCTTTGCTTGAGAAAGCTGTAACATTGTGTCTGGAAAATTCTCACAATGGACACTTTCATGACAAGTTTCCAGTGGTTATGTTTGCGCACACAGACCGTATCGAAAAGCTGGAAGATATTCTTCCCTTGGCACTTAAACTTTGTTCATCTCTTTCTTCTGTCTTTGGTGAAGAGAATGAAACAGCTAAAAAGAGATTAAAGAAGATACAGAAAGATTTTGAGTACTTGCTGAGCACTCTTGTAAAAGCAGCACACCAAGACCAGCATCCTAACTCACTTGATGATGGATCAAATAG AGGTGAGGAATGTGACCAGCATCAACCAAATGAACGGCGCAGAGAAGCGGAGAAAG TGGTTCCTCTAGAGATCCAAGCGCGTGGACGTCTTGCTTTGCAAGCCTACAACAAGGCCCTTATCGAAGGGAATACCTGCGTGAAAAGAGTGCCGATCATGTTGATTGGTCAGGATCATTCAGGAAAGACCAGCTTGAAAAATTCGCTGACGGGAAAACGTTTTAATCGGCGGATGGATAGCACGGTGGGAATTGATGTCGATTCATCGCATTTCAAAGTGACAACTGAACTTTGGAAAACTGGAGTGAAGAGTGAAGTAACCGATTCTGTCGCAGCACTGTCTTGTGAACACCATGCCGGACGCCTTGCTGTAGAGATGTTGCGACAAGACAACAGTGTCCCTATGGAAAATGTTAAAGAGTCTGCTGAGTCAGGAAATGCTCCTTTGGTGGACACTCATGAAACAAACGAAGATCCCGCCTCAGTACCTTCACATGTTCCAGTTGCTGATACGCAAAGTCTTGTTGAGCTTTCTAGCGTCGTGACAAATCCAGGCAGTGACGAGATGTCGAAAGATGCAGATCCTGCTCAAACACCCAGCGGTGAAGAAAGCAGTAACAAAAATAGCATGAACGCATCTGTTTGGGTTGAACCAAACCTagtacaaagacaaaaaaggGACTTAGTTCCTCTCGTCGAACCCCTTAAACCAGAGGAAATAGTGGCGTTAATCGAAAGGTTACTAAAAGATGTTAAGTATGAAGAGGACGAGGAGGAAATATATTCGGTGTTATGGGATTTTGGAGGACAGTCAGTCTATTATGCAACGCACCCAATCTTCCTCACTGCCAGAGCGATGTATCTTCTAGTTTATGACCTCAGCCGTGATCCACACCAAGTAGCCAAACCAGTTGTGAGGCAAGGAACGTTCAGGAAATTCGAAGACAGCTTTGGAGCAAAAACCAATTTGGATTATTTAGATTTTTGGATGGCTTCCGTGGCGTCTTTTGGCGGCACAACTGAGAGTTGTGAAGTCATCTCTCATTGTGAGGTATTGCCAGAGAAACTGCCCCCTGTGTTCTTGGTGTGCACCCATGCTGACCAACCCCACGGTGGCAGAATTCCTAGCGCATTAGCCCAAGAGATTTTTAGTTCTTTACAGGCTAAGCCATATAGAACCCACCTCTTTGATGGCGTGTTTGCTGTGGATAACACTAAATCAGGTCTTGAAATTGAGTGCCCAGAGGTCACACGTTTGAGAAAGGAAGTACTTGCTGTTGCTAAGAAACTGCCACAAGTGAAAGAAGCCATTCCAATCAAGTGGTTGAACTTTGAAAGGGCGTTGAAAGTCGCCAGGGAACAAGGTCAGAAGTGGATCACACTGGAAGGGGCAAGGCAAATCGCTACTCACGTATGCAAAGTTGTCGATAATAAACAGTTCCAGGCATTATTGAACTTTTTCCACGACCAGAGGATTTTGATCCACTTTGATGACACACCAGAGTTGAATAAAATGGTGATTTTGGATCCCCAGTGGTTAACTGATGTGTTTAAGAAGGTCATAACCATTAGGCCTTATAGCAATCAGGAGGAGGAATTCAAGGAGCTATGGTTTCAACTCGAGGCAACAGGAATcctggaagaaaaacttttgaaacatcTCTGGGATCCTCTGTTTGATAACAAAGAAACAGTTGAGAGCCTTGTTGCTCTGATGGAGAAATTCAGTTTGCTTTGTCCGTGGCTATCATCAAGTACTTCCCCTGGGAAACACTACCTAGTTCCATCCATGCTAATGTCCCATCCACCAGAAGACATCATCAAGCTCGTCGCTTCTGCGCAAATTCCTTCACTCTTTATTAAATTTGAATCTGGTCAAGTCCCACCAGGGTTGTTCCCTCGTTTAGTGTTGCAGTTCTTTCAATGGGGAAAAGATGGCTTATGGAGTCCAGTTAATCCACAGTTGTACCAAAATTTTGCCAGATTCTACAAAGCTGGAGAGGAAGACTGCTCTGTAATCCTACGTTGTCACTCTTCTTCTGTCGAGATCGTTTTTCACAGAgcgaaagcaaattttgggttGACAGACAGTTTGCAGTCAATAATGAACTTGTCTACTGACTTAGGGCATGACAGGTATGATGTGGTTTGCGCTCTTAATATGCATAGACAGGTGGTGTTCATTCTCGAATCAATGCGCAAGGAGTTCTGTTGGTTGACGAATATGAAGTATGATTCATGTGTTATGTGCTCAGTATGTTGTCGAGGAGGCACAACTAACTTCTGCCGTATTCACCGTGTCCAAAGTTGCACTCAAGAGGAGTGTCTGCATTTCTGGTCAGAATCGCAGCTACTTAGTGAAAAGCATATCGTTGTTTGCACACGGTCTGCTGTTGCCCTGAATAACAGAGTTCACGTCAACCAGTTAGCACCATGGTTTGCATACGTAGATGAACAG GTTGGGACTGATGAACGTGACAGTGCACACGTGGGTG TAAGTGGCGAGAAATTCGTGGCGCTTCCTGGAAAGGTTTTGGAATCACTTTTGTCACGATCATGTGACCCTAAGGAGATTATAAGGCAATTAAATGAGGAACTGCAGCTGAACCTTGATTCTCTGAAACACCCGGAGCCTGAGACTAGAAGAATGATTCGATGCCTGGCAAGGAAAGCTAAAAGTTCCAACAGGTTTGATGTGGTGAGACATTTGAGGAAAATTACGCCAGCTGGTACTACTG GTCCTATACTGTCTGAACAGCTTGATGTGCGGAATGTTCCAGTTACTCACATGAGAAATCTTACCATAGACTTGAGTG GCAGTGATGAGTGGAAGGTAGTCGCTGAGAAACTTGGGCTGACTCCCAGAGAGATTCGTTTCCTTGACAACCGAACGCTTAACCCATGTGATGCTGCCCTGGGTTTTATTGCTAACCAGCGACACATAACTGTGGGTAGTCTCTACGACGTCTTGATCGAGTGTGGGTTCCCTGTGATTGCTGATGACTTGTAA